Proteins encoded together in one Impatiens glandulifera chromosome 1, dImpGla2.1, whole genome shotgun sequence window:
- the LOC124918832 gene encoding putative nuclease HARBI1 — protein MDNNSNVSKEFVREFFFDDSLEERRLNLFNQLYGEGTSSTPRRTIYRNREAGHERLMRDYFVENSVYTLETFRRRFRMGRHIFLRIVEALSNFDPYFQQRADALGRKGLSPLQKCTAAMRMLAYGVSADVVDDYVRIGESTAIECLKKFVTDVVLVFESEYLRKPNLNDVQRLLQMGDARGFPGMLGSIDCMHWQWKNCPKAWKGMFMSGHKGIPTLLLEVVASSDLWIWHAFFGVAGSNNDINVLDRSPLFDEVLEGRAPEINYTVNGNNYNLGYYLADGIYPEWPTFVKTISRPQGEKRKLFSKYQEGQRKDVERAFGVLQSRFAIVRGPARFWDKGDLAKIMRACIILHNMIVEDERDTYATPFGPLPSYDDTTNGLTQPDLGEEPLAPYENYIEKNIQIRDRQKYRQLQTDLVEHISQFYNVCQNV, from the coding sequence ATGGATAACAATTCTAATGTATCAAAGGAGTTTGTTAGAGAGTTTTTCTTCGATGATTCTCTCGAAGAACGTCGGCTTAATCTCTTTAATCAACTTTACGGAGAAGGCACTTCATCAACGCCTCGGAGGACGATATACAGAAACCGTGAAGCAGGCCATGAACGTCTAATGAGAgattattttgttgaaaattcAGTGTATACTCTAGAGACATTCCGAAGGAGGTTTCGAATGGGAAGGCATATTTTTCTTCGTATTGTGGAAGCTCTTTCAAATTTTGATCCATATTTCCAACAAAGGGCAGATGCATTGGGAAGGAAAGGCTTGTCGCCTCTACAAAAATGCACTGCAGCCATGCGTATGTTGGCTTATGGAGTATCTGCCGATGTTGTTGATGACTATGTGCGAATTGGTGAGTCCACCGCGATTGAATGTTTGAAAAAGTTTGTCACTGATGTGGTTTTGGTATTCGAAAGTGAATACTTGCGAAAACCAAACTTGAATGATGTACAACGTCTGTTACAGATGGGGGATGCTCGCGGTTTTCCCGGTATGTTAGGTAGTATTGATTGTATGCATTGGCAGTGGAAAAATTGTCCAAAAGCATGGAAAGGGATGTTTATGAGTGGTCACAAAGGGATACCAACACTCCTACTTGAAGTAGTTGCATCGTCCGATCTATGGATATGGCATGCATTTTTCGGAGTTGCCGGTTCTAACAATGACATAAATGTATTAGATCGGTCACCTTTATTCGATGAAGTACTAGAAGGTCGTGCTCCAGAAATAAACTACACGGTGAATGGTAACAACTACAACTTGGGGTACTATTTAGCTGATGGAATATATCCTGAATGGCCAACATTCGTCAAAACAATTTCACGTCCACAAggtgaaaaaagaaaattattttctaaatatcaaGAGGGTCAAAGAAAAGACGTTGAACGAGCATTTGGTGTGTTGCAATCTCGTTTTGCAATTGTACGTGGTCCTGCACGATTCTGGGATAAAGGAGATCTAGCAAAAATAATGAGAGCATGCATTATACTTCACAACATGATTGTCGAGGACGAGAGAGACACATATGCTACTCCATTTGGTCCGCTACCATCTTACGATGACACGACAAACGGATTAACACAACCAGATTTGGGCGAGGAACCTCTTGCTCCGTATGAGAATTATAtcgaaaaaaatattcaaattcgTGACAGACAAAAATATCGTCAATTACAAACCGATTTGGTGGAGCATATTTCACAATTCTATAATGTCTgtcaaaatgtttaa